TTGCCGACTCGATGCCTGGGAATGAAATAGGTGCTTTTGTCACCGACAGCATCATCCGTTTGCTAGCCAGCCTTACCGCAGCGGAGCGCCCGGAATTTCTGAAGGTCAATTACAACGGGCCAGAGGCAATGCAGCAACTTGCGCAGCACGATCCCTCTATGGTGGTGGGCGTTCTGGGAGGTGCCGGGGCAACCCACCGGGACACGTTTGAGTTGATTGCCCAGTCCGAAAGGCACGGGGCCCGGATTGCGCTTTTCGGACGAAAGATCAATCAAGCCGAAGATCAGTGTAATCTGATCAACTGGATGCGGCAGGTCGCCGATGGCAATGCCTCGTCTGAAGACGCTGTCCGCGGTTATCACGCAGACCTTGCCCGCGCGGGAAAACATCCCGATCGCGTGTTGGACGAGGATCTACGAATTACCACTGAAGTCCTTCGCTTTGACGCTATGCAGGACACTGTTTAATTGGTCCCAAATGTTGCACCGAAAGATGAGGCTATCGATGGTCCGTTCTAACCACCCCTCTGACAAGATCGTCGCGGAGGTTTCTTGGCTTTACTACATCAAAGGATTGAATCAGGCAGAAATCGCAACCCGCCTGAAACTGTCACGACCGACTGTCGTTACATATCTGCGGCTCGCGAAGGAACGTCAGATCATTGGAGTAAAAATTCAGGGCACACATTTCCGCGTCAACGAACTGGCTGATCGGCTTTGTGCTCGATTTGGGCTGAAAAGTGCTTTTGTTATTCCAGAAGAATCTAACGAAGCCGAAACAGCCCAACAAGTCTGCGAGGCAGCGGCCCAGTTCCTGCCAGATTTTGTGAAGCCTGGCGATACGCTTGGGGTCAGTTGGGGACAAACTGTGTCATTCGTATCGGAACGCGTCCCATGGTGGCCCGTCGACGGTCTGGTTGTGCGGCAGCTTATTGGCTCCCTAGCCAACCCCATATTGCCTACCTGTGAAAGCTGTACAACTGAGATCGCCAGACGTCTTTCCGCTCATTGCGTCAATCTGAATGCTCCTGCGGTCTGCACCACAGCCGATCTTACGGATCGCCTGCGCGCAGAGCCCATTATAGCGGAGCAACTCAATCTGCTAAACAACTGCAACAAAGCTATTTTTTCTTTGAGTCCCTGCACACCTGACACGCATGTAGTTCAGTTCAATCTTGCCACCGAGAAGGACATTTCGGATTATGCCGCCAAAGGCGCGGTTGGTATAATCATTGGCCGCTTCATTGACAGATATGGCGTCTCAATTACTGGAGAACTTGATCGGCGGATGATCGGAGCCGACCTTGACGCACTGCGTAAGATGGAAGGGCTACTAGTGGTCTCAGGTCTGTCCAAGCTCGATGCAACCCATGCAGCTTTGACGGGTGGATATGCCTCACATGTGGCCCTCGACGCACTTCTGGCGGACGCATTGCTGCACAAGAATGATGCAAAAAGTAAAGAGCACGGCGCAAACAAAGGCGGGGACACGGCTATGTAGCATCGCCCTATATGGAGAATGGAGAGTGCCACAATGTGGGGGCAGTCAGACTTTCGGGTATCCGGAGCACTCACTTCGAAGAAATTCGACGCTTTGTGCTGAGCGGGAGGCGTTGCCGAAACGATTGGTATAGCCGGCCTGCACCTGGGCAGACACCTTTGTTGCGATGCATTGTGCTAATCGGCCAATGGCACCGATTAAAACGCAAGATGCTCTATAGTTATGAGGCACATAGACTGGTGCGGCTGCGAAGGCTCTGGTCTTTTGATGAACTCGAATGGAGCCGTCGGCCGGGTGAGAAAGGTGTAAAGCTTGAGGAAACCTCACCCGATTCAGATGCGTGGAAGAACGCCCGCATGTTTTGAGATATCTGAATTCTTTATGCCTACTCCTTAAGTCCCATATCCTTTGGTCCAATTGCGGCCGCATGCGCTTTCGGTGTTGTGTGCCGTTACCCAGTTGACGCCCTTTCAGCGGACATGCCGGACCCGATCAAAGTTCTAGGCAACCCTGCCAGTTTGTTCAGGCAGTTACCCCGGACACGACAGAAAAGACACACTGCGCAGGGCCATGCCCGGCGTCAACGATAATACCGCCTCGATTAGGCGGCACCTTCAGGAGGATACTCTATGAACCAGATGACCCAAGCGGATTTCCGCACCCAATCGCCCTTCAGGGACCGCTATGACAATTTCATCGGCGGCACATTTGTGGCACCCGTTGCCGGGCGCTACATGGACAATGTCACCCCGATCACAGGCCAGAAGGTTTGTGAGGTCGCGCGTTCCGATGCTGCTGACATTGAACTTGCTCTGGATGCGGCTCATGCCGCCAAGGATGCATGGGGCAAGACCTCGGTCACAGAGCGGTCAAACACACTCCTGCGCATCGCGGACCGTCTGGAGCAGAATCTGGACCTGTTGGCTGCGGCTGAAACCTGGGACAATGGCAAGCCCATCCGCGAGACGACCAATGCGGACATTCCACTGGCCGTGGACCATTTCCGATACTTCGCAGGCGTGTTGCGTGGGCAGGAAGGCACGATGTCGGAAATCGACAATGACACGATCGCCTATCACTTCCATGAACCGCTGGGTGTGGTCGGCCAGATCATCCCCTGGAACTTCTCAATCCTGATGGCAGCATGGAAACTGGCACCTGCGCTGGCAGCAGGCAATTGCATTGTGCTCAAACCAGCCGAGCAGACCCCGGCAGCTATTCTGGTTCTGGCCGAGCTGATCGCGGATCTGCTGCCTTCCGGTGTTCTAAACATCGTCAACGGTCTGGGTGCGGAAACCGGCGATGCGTTGGCACGCTCCAACCGGATTGCCAAGATCGCCTTTACTGGCTCAACCGCTACAGGGCGCAAGATCATGGAAGCGGCCACTGTCAACCTGATCCCGGTCACACTGGAGCTGGGCGGCAAATCGCCAAATATTTTCTTCTCGGATATCATGGCACAGGATGACGCTTATCTCGATAAGGCCGTCGAAGGATTCGTGCTGTTCGCCTTTAACCAGGGTGAGGTCTGCACCTGCCCGAGCCGCGCACTCATTCAGGAAGACATCTACGAGGACTTCATCGCGCGCTGTATCGCGCGGGTGAAGGCGATCAAGCAGGGCGACCCGCGCGACATGACCACAATGCTGGGCGCACAGGCGAGCAAACAACAGCATGAAA
Above is a window of Roseinatronobacter sp. S2 DNA encoding:
- a CDS encoding sugar-binding transcriptional regulator — translated: MVRSNHPSDKIVAEVSWLYYIKGLNQAEIATRLKLSRPTVVTYLRLAKERQIIGVKIQGTHFRVNELADRLCARFGLKSAFVIPEESNEAETAQQVCEAAAQFLPDFVKPGDTLGVSWGQTVSFVSERVPWWPVDGLVVRQLIGSLANPILPTCESCTTEIARRLSAHCVNLNAPAVCTTADLTDRLRAEPIIAEQLNLLNNCNKAIFSLSPCTPDTHVVQFNLATEKDISDYAAKGAVGIIIGRFIDRYGVSITGELDRRMIGADLDALRKMEGLLVVSGLSKLDATHAALTGGYASHVALDALLADALLHKNDAKSKEHGANKGGDTAM
- a CDS encoding aldehyde dehydrogenase family protein, which encodes MNQMTQADFRTQSPFRDRYDNFIGGTFVAPVAGRYMDNVTPITGQKVCEVARSDAADIELALDAAHAAKDAWGKTSVTERSNTLLRIADRLEQNLDLLAAAETWDNGKPIRETTNADIPLAVDHFRYFAGVLRGQEGTMSEIDNDTIAYHFHEPLGVVGQIIPWNFSILMAAWKLAPALAAGNCIVLKPAEQTPAAILVLAELIADLLPSGVLNIVNGLGAETGDALARSNRIAKIAFTGSTATGRKIMEAATVNLIPVTLELGGKSPNIFFSDIMAQDDAYLDKAVEGFVLFAFNQGEVCTCPSRALIQEDIYEDFIARCIARVKAIKQGDPRDMTTMLGAQASKQQHEKIMSYFTIGVEEGAEVLTGGASATMDGDLQGGFYIEPTILKGHNKMRVFQEEIFGPVVSVTTFKTEEEALAIANDTMYGLGAGVWTRDGTRAYRFGRAIEAGRVWVNNYHAYPAHAAFGGYKQSGIGRENHRMMLDHYQQTKNMLVSYNPNKLGFF